The stretch of DNA GAACTAACCAGCAGTGTGGGaaagtaatgtttttaaacaactgGATAATTCTTGCCTGCGCTCTGAGGAAAACACCATGTGGAAAGGCTGAGAACTAAAAAGAGAAATGATGGAAGaaactggaacaaaataaattccaaagagaggaaggagctgCACACACAAGAGACACCCAAGACAAAGCGAGTGctggagcagaaagcagcttgCTTGCATTCAGAGTAAAACAAACCCAATGGGTCAAGTGATTTTGTTGTTGCagctttatttacatttttaatgtaaggaCTTGAATAGGTGCTTAGGGAGATATATTAAGTGTTGAAATATGAGACATGTGAAATTGCACAAACATCAAACATGTTGAGATCTGACCCCACACTCAAGACAGCTCCTGTGATCTCAGAGGAGGGAGCAATGGAACATAAATGCAAGTTTGGGGTTTAGGATGACAGAAGGCAAGCTGGACTTGGAGTTACCGCTTTGGAGAATAAGCACGCAAAGCACTAGCTGCAAGCATCTGCTTCTAAGCTTTTTTCTGGTAGTTGTCACCCAGCTGGTTTTGCAGTAGAAGTGAGAAGGCAGTGGATACAGACAAGTTTTATATCTGGGGCCTTTGTAAAATCCCTTGGAAGATCACCCCTCGCTACAGTTCCCAATGCACAGTGAGGCTGGGTTCAATTAGCAAAGACCTTCAGGACTGAACCAGAACTATGACTCTTTTTCTGTCAGTCTTAGAACTCAGGCCACGGCTTCCAAAGAGAACCTGGTCACAGCATCCACCACATCTTGGCAGGGGAGTTACTAACAAAATTTGAGCTGCATCAGAAGCAtaactgcttttcctgctgcccCAGTTAGAACAGTTCCAAAAGTCTAAGCTTTGCCTCTCAATGTAGAACTCCTTAGATGTCAGGGTCAATGTGCAGCTACTGCACAGCCCATAACAGCACCAGCCAGCCTACTACTCCGTCCTTTGACTGAGGGTTTCTCAGCTCATGGAAGAGACTTAACTACTCCCCTCGAGGCATACAGCCAGGTCTGTGCGCAGAGGAACAGCTCTAGGAAACTACCTGAACACAGGGACTGAAAGCAAAGATTCCTTCAGAACAAGTTTTAGTTTCAACGACCTGCTTTCATGTCTCCTCATCAAACACCCATGTGCACTTCTAAAGCCTGGCAATGAAACCTGACCCTACAACAGAGACATCCTATTAGTCACTCACTACGGGCAAGGGGCTACCTCCTCAGCTCCTTTAGCACAATGGCAGTGACAAACGCTGGGCAGGAGACACTCCCTTCCACAGGCCTTTCGCAGCAGGTGGGAGCAGTGCACAGAAACCACACAAGCTACACAGCCTGGGGCAGCTCTCAGCTCGGCACCCGGAGGTGTGTGGCCACAGGGAGCTCACTTTGCTATGGCCTTCTCTGGAGGGACAACCTAAAACAAACTAAGCAGTGACCTTCAGGGAAACTGGAGCATGGGAGAGCAGTTTGGCAGGATGGCTGTATGGAACCCATGCCCTGGCCTCATGGGACTGCACACCTCTTTATAAATCCGGTGGGATCAAGACTCATGAGAAAGTAACAGATGGTGCAGAAAGGCAACCCCAGCCAGGCTCCCAGGACAGCCCGGAATACCCACTTATGGGCAACCTGGCTACTGCATTTGCAGCCATTTAAACATGATTATCACTCTATGACCAGGTGACTTGACAGAAACCCTTTTTCCCCACATTAGACAagaagttttcattaaaaatatcttgGTATTCTAATTATAAAAGGACTTCAAATAAATCACTCtctatttacacacacacacacaatttctTTGGTgcagaaaaagacaggaaagagcACAGGAAGGGAGTAAGTGCTAAAAGCAAACGACTAAGTGCTACATGATAACAGGTTTCCATGAAACTATCATAGCTCTGTAGAGTTGCCACATTTCCTCACGTCATATCCACTCTTACAAAAGTGAGCACAAAGACACATCCATTTGGTGTAAGCCaacatttcatagaatcatagaatggtttgtgttggaggggaccttaaagatcatctagttccacccctcctgccatgggcagggacaccttcccctAGAATGAAGTGCTTAGATGTGCTTAGATGTTAGCTCTGTTACAAAGGGTTGCTTCACGTGGCGTCTGGTGCCAGGCTGGTGAACAGACTAGCAGAATGGTCAAAACCCCTTCGTTCAAACATTAAAGCTACAGACACACAGTGGTGGCAGTCTGGCAACAGTGTGAGGGAAGCATGTCTGGCACACACGAGTGAGGCACTATGGTCCCCCACTGCATCACTGTGGATACGGCTCACTGCTGTGCTGTACGCAGCCTGAGCCGTGGGGCCTGGACTGGTGCTTGGGTTTGCAACTGCCACTCTTCATTTCTGAGATATTTCTAGGATCCCTTGCCACCCCCCTAAAAACTGAGTAAAGTTTGAAAAACAACTCTAAACTTTTACCTCTAGTTTTCTTCCAATGTCGTAGCAGTTCCTAAGCTGTGTCTTATCATTATCTTTTTActcttaaaatacatatattactCATAAACAATGGCCTAACTTCCACAGATATTGAGCAATTAGTTGACTTAGCTGGGATTATAGGCATTCAGCATTTttagaaagaagggaaaggcaaaaatagaaaacttagtcattgaaattttaaataagatttttaaaagttaagtTTTTGTTTAGAAGTCATAGCATTATTGCACTGACTTCACTTAGCTTGGACAGTGCAGCCAAAATAGTCAGGTTCTTactgttttctcctgctttcatttACTGCATCATCAACTAGAAGTGCTGGAGTGCATGAcagaaaatagaataaaaaaataaagtgtctGAATTCTCTAAAGCCTGTTTTCTAAGAGActctttaaaatactaaaaaacccacaaactaaTCAGTAATAAGTCATTATTACATAGAAAATCCTATCATAATACTTCATAGTTCAATGAAACCGAGCAAGTCTTTGTTGCTCATTTCAAATGTTTACCCCAACAGGACTTCAGGCAGCTGGGGGCAGTGGACTACAAGGTAAAAGGCACGCTTGTGAAAGAACTCACCACAAAGACGTGGTGATCACATCAATCTCTTCTCTCTAGGGAGAGACAGACGTTCCTCCAGAGGGATACTCAGAAGCCTACACCCCCAAAGGAAATTCATCTCCTTTTACAATGATTACAAAGGAAGCCTAAGCAAATGATCTGTGAAATCTAGCCAACTAAAGCATGCACCTAGAGTTGGATGCTGTGAGTACCTCCTTCACCATGACAACACCCTGTACAGGATCAACAAGAAAAAGGCAGTTGCTTTAGCTGCAGACAAAGTCTGACCTAATTAAAAACAGGAGTGAAATTTTGTTGGGAACATTCTCAAGACCTGTACTCTAAGGACTACTTGTTTGTCTGGTCTAACTACCCCAAAAGGGCTGGAGTAATAAGGCAGAAGTCCACCGCCCTATTTGTACCTGGAAGAGTAATATTCTTCTTCTAGCTCATACAGGTCAATGGAGATCTCATCCCGTAGTGCAATCAACTTCTTGTCACATTCCTCCTGCAAGCTTCTCAGCTGCTGGTTGCGCTGGTTGATAGCTTCATTCACAGAAGGGAAATCATTGAGGATCAAGAACTGCTTCAGGTCAGACACAAGCTTCATCAGGGACTCACCAGCTCGGACCTTGtagcagggagaaaaatcacATAGCACttatgtcctggtttcggctgggatagaCGTAAGCTACGGGAAGTTGGGAAGGGACACAAGGGAAGTCCAGCTGACCTGGACTAGGCAAAGacataccatgggacatcaaCCCCATGGTTTAtaaagggggggtggggtaggCCGAGGCTTGCAGGTccttgctcagggactggcagGGCATCTGTtagcgggtggtgagcagttgcattgtgcatcactagtttgcttttctccttccctgtggATTtaattcctctccccttccccctcgTTATGTTATTGTTATCATAACTactgttcttttggttttctattttttcaattatttaattgttcttatctcaacccctgagttttacattcctttctgattctcctcccctgcctctggatgaggggggagtgagtgagcggctgcatggCCCTGAATTACTGGCTGTAGTTAAACAGTGCTTTTTGGCACCCAACTTGGGGCTCGAAGGGTTGAGGATGACAACAGGTCCAGCCAGAGTGTGTTAGAACAAAACTGCTGTTGGTATTGACATGCGGAATCGTACTTCACAACTTGAGGagagttataaagcaggtatgtttacCGCAGTGCCACGTGcaagggggatcgctcctcctaacttgcacccttaattttattcataataCATATTCATACAGTGAAGTTGGTTAGTTCTGCTCAGAGTCTACATCTACTAATTATTGCTTAGCTGCTTTCTCGCCTCAGTTTAAAGgtacagttcattttaaattcactACGCATGCTCCCTGAGCAGGGGCTCCATCCCCTTTGGGGGGgccatttgagtaggaggtcgAGCAGGGGCTCCATCCtctctggggggggggggcatttgagtaggaggtcgtgatctcccactaccacaattattttaccctaGTGTCTTTGAGTCTTATCACTTcagtagtttgttttcttttagccGTTAGCATGTCCTTGTTAGATggctccttatttacattcttgttgaGCTCATCTACATCTGTATGAACTGTCCCTTCCTGAAGTGCTGAGTGGGCCCACAGACAGCAGGCTCTTGCTGGCATGCTGATGTTTCCGTTATCTATGCAGTTCCTGTCTACAGCAGAGTTTTAGGGTTTTCACTATATTTTCTTGCATCAGTATTCATTGTGTTGGATCAATAATCGTTGGCCACAATGctgatttttctgctcttgATATTGCTGCCCATGGTCACAGGGTTGCATTATTCAATTTACTTGCAGTATGTATTCCCTGTTGTGCTGTTTGTTCTCCCTGGGACCTGGGCTAAAGCTGTCATAGTGCTGTACTATACTGTACTGGTTTATGGTATGATGGACTCACTAGTTGTAAACCTAATCTGGTCTATGTATGCGCTGGTGTTATCACCCCTGTGTGTCAGGTGGTCCCTGGCGGGGAATGCCAACAACTGCAcctttgccttcatttttctgGAGAGTCAGCCTATGGGTGGGGTCCAcacctcccccttctccccagggctaATTACTGAAGTGTTTAGGATTTCTGGAAATTCTGAATATCTCTGGTCCATTGGAAGCACCATAGCGCAGGTCCTGACCCTATTGCTAGCAATACTGAATGTGGTTTTCACCTGCTGGATCCGGTGGAGATCTAAGCAGCTAATTGTAACTACCGTAGCCTCCCCAGCAGAAAcaacagctgctccagcccctgtgccaggtgctgtggctgctccagcccctgtggTGAGCACTGTAGTTACCTTGGCCCCCACACCGCGTGATGCAAAAGACCAACACTTGTCAGAATCGGTGTCCCCtgtacagaagaagaaatggaaattcctttctgattctcttccccacccctctggttgaggggggagtgagcaagggGCTGTGTGGCACTTAATTACgtgctggggttaaaccatgacaacacAGTATCAACACAAACAGTGCTTTGCTCCAGTTCTAAAAGATCTCCCAAGCTGCTCCTTCAGCCCAAGTGAATAAAGTAAAAACTCCCAATCACGTGAGGATTCTGACAGGAGCCCATAGCTAACAAGCAAGGCTACCCAGCCTTCCCCAGCCACTCCAAACAGCAGGTTAACTCTTCTAACAGCAGTCCTCCTGAGTGTTAATAGGGCTGCCCTAGAGGCAACGCTGAACCCAACAGTACCTGAAGGATGTGCTGCCCGCTGATTTGTACAGCAGAGTGCTACTCACAATGTTTGCGGCTCTGACATGCATCTCATAGTTATCTTGTTCACCCTGAGTTGCTCGAGACACTTGAGTTTCATCCTCAATCTAAAGAGAAAAGGATACATACCCACCTTTACATACTAAAATCCTGACGGATGATTTCTACCTTGTAAGGCATCTCCTTTCAGTTCAATCCACACCTGGAGGCCTAGGGCAGGCTGTGGACCACCTATGGCACCCACACATCACTTCTGCTGACCCTCCGCTTGCTCTTGTGGTTCCTCCCGGCTCAGCACCCCCGGCTGCCCTCGGCGGCACCGGGAGAGAGGTCCCCCCATCTCCCCCCTCACAGCCTCGCTCTCCCCTGGCAGCCATCCCCTCTCCCCTCAGGGACCCCACTCCCGTCCCTCCTTAGAGCTGCCCCCGGGACAACCGGCCCCTCCTCAGAGCTGCCCCGGAGGACAACCCGCCCCTCTCCCCTCAGGAGCCCGGGTGCTCTGGCGGGTGCGGCCCTCTCCCCTCAGGGCTCACAGCTACGGCCCATACCCACCTTGGCCGTTTTGATGATTTCAGTGAAGTTGTCCATGATGGACTTGACATCATCCTTGAGGCGCTTGTTGTAGGACTGCAGCAGGGTCTCCTTGCTCTGTGGCAGCACCCTCTGCTGCGCCATGGCGGCCCCAcgcctcccttccctgccctgccctgccctgccccgccccgcgccgccccgcaccgccccgccccgcgccgccccgcgccgccccgcgccgtCCTCTCGCGAGAGGAGCGGTGGCGCCCGGTAGATATTTCCCAGCATGCACCACTCCGCCTTTCTCTTCCGCCGTCCAAGATGGTAAGTGCTGGTGGGGTCGCTGCCATCCGCCGTCATCCGCCTGCATCGCCGGGCCGCGGCCTCGCGGGGAGGCCTGGGGGGAGGCGTGGGAGGGGTGGTCGGTGCCCGAGTGGCGGTGCCCGGGGCCGGGCCTGGGCCTGCGGCCCGCCCGCAGCGGTGCGGCCTGGCAGCGCGGCCCGGGGACGTGGGGCTTCTCCCGCCTCGGGCAgtggggcggccgggccgcggatgccgggccgggccgggtggcCGGTAGCCCGCGCTGGGGCTGTCTGCGctgctggcggggctggggggcgccGGCCGAGCAGATCCGCGGGCGGTTCGTGGAGTTGTTAAAGCCAAAGCGAAGCGTTTGCTGCCGCCGGAGGAGCGAGGCCGCGCCGGGAGGCGGCCGGGCCGCTGAAACGCCGGGAAAAACGCGTTTCCAAGGCGGACTGAAAGCTCTCCAGTACGCAGGTGTTggaggcaaaagaaagaagggtGTGTTTCTTATTTACAGCCGAAAGGGAAGAAGGCCAAGGGTAAGAAGGTGGCACCAGCCCCTGCTGTAGTGAAGAAGCAGGAGGCTAAGAAGGTTGTCAATCCCCTGTTTGAGAAGAGGCCCAAGAACTTTGGCATCGGTGAGTAAAGGGATATTTGGGCTATTTGCTCCAGCGGTTTTTTTGTTGTATGGACAAATGTCTAAATTGTAAACAGAAGCATGTAATAAAGCTGTGGAGTGGCAAGAGTGATGAGGCCTGGTTGCTTGCAATTAAAGAGTTGCCCTCCATTAGGTGTATGAAGGTGCTATGGACAATTTGCTGAATTTCCCATATTATACAGTTTCATTATATGATTCTGTTGTAATGAATCTTGCTCTTCTGCGTGTGGTGCGGTAAATCAATTCAGACTTGGGCAGTGTCATTGTTGTACAGGGTGCAGATGATGTGAAAGAATATTTGCTATCTGAGTGATAGTGCTGACACATTACCACCAAGATCACTGATGCATCCGTGCCTGTTCTGTGCTGTGGCTCTGTGGGTTTGGAACGGCTTTGAGTTAAAGTCTGTATTTTTAGGACAGGATATCCAGCCGAAGCGTGATCTCACACGTTTTGTGAAATGGCCGCGGTACATCAGGCTGCAGCGTCAGAGGTCTATTCTTTACAAACGCTTGAAGGTGCCTCCTGCAATTAACCAGTTCACGCAGGCTTTGGATCGCCAGACAGGTAAGGATGTGGCCTGTGCAGTTCTCTTGACTTGGGTCATTAACAGGATGTGCCtcagagcagaggaaagaaactgaaatgagaCTTAACAAAAGTAAGCTGGAGAGTATCTTTGGAAGCATTTTAGGGAGGCTTTAGTAGTGACTGGGGTGAGGTGAACAGCAAGTTGCTGTCTGAACGTGCTGGGTTAAGCCTTGATAGCTGCTGTGTACTTTGTAAAGGGGTATAGAAAATGCCAAAGTTCCTCTTTAATGACCCAAACCCAGAGTTATCTTAACTGTGTGTTCCCATCGGAGTCTGCTCTTCCAGTTTGATGTAGAACCACCTGGGGTTCTTTTAACTACGTAAGCAGACAGTTTGAGAAATCTCCATGAGTGCAGGCTGTGGAGGGAAAGCCAGCGTCCTGCAGGCTGACACTGAAACTGGGGAAGAAGGAGCTTCAGGGTATTCTGTGAAAGAGTAAATAGTCTTTTCCAGGGGACAGCGTCTTTGTAAGAAACTTTTGACCTGTGTAGAGCAAGTCCCTCGTAGGTGTTGCCAAACAAGGTGCTTGCTTTAAAGGAGAAAGTGCACCACCTTTAACTGTAATTGCTGTGGGGGTCCACAGGCATTTCCTCATCCAAACAGTGAAGGAGCTTTCACTGCCAGCAGAGGTGCACATAGAGGTAAACGGGGGATCTAAAGGTGCTCTGCTCTTGCGCTGTGCAAATGATGTTAACTTTTTGCTAAATACAATTGATGACAACCACCAAGATCGCTGATGcaattcagtattttgaaaagtagCGCTTACATTTTCAGGTCATGCAACTAACTAGTAGATGTTCTCTTTCAGCTACACAGCTTCTGAAGCTGGCACACAAATACAGGCCAGAAAATAAGCAAGAGAAGAAGCAGAGGCTACTGGCTCGTGCTGAgcagaaagctgcaggaaagggaGATGCTCCAACTAAGCGGCCACCAGTCCTGCGAGCAGGTAACTTAGTCCGTGAACTTGGCAACTTATGTCTGTAGGAGCGTGGCACTTTGAGAGAAAACTGGTAAGAAGAGTTAGTGCTCTGCTTCAACCAAGCAGGACTGGACAAGCTATTGCAATGATGTATGAATTTCTTCACCTGAGCTCAAAGTGAAGAGCAAAATAGACGAGCTTTTTAACCCTGAGCTATAGCAAATTGTCCATGGAATAGCTGCTTTGTGCAACTGAGTGGATATGAAAAGTTTTCATAGCTTTCATAATGAAACTGTGCTGTGGAATCTGAGCTGGTTGTATGAGGCTTATACAAAAGCTCTGCAAATCAACTGCATAGAATCAAAGCTTATCTATAACTTGTTTTTCAGGTATCAACAGTGTCACGACTCTGGTAGAGAACAAGAAAGCTCAGCTTGTAGTTATTGCCCATGATGTAGACCCCATTGAGGTAAGAACGCTCACTGGTACATTTTGCAGGCTGCCTGCATAACTTAAGCTGAGGCCAGAACCGGACTTGGggttgaaaatgcattttaggGCAAACTTACTGCATGAAAAGAGAATGCAGAAAGACATTACTGGAACTGGAATGCTTTTGCGTGTTCCTAGTTGTCCTGATATACAATGAAGCTTGGCCTTTGCAGTGATGTATGAATTTCTTCACCTGAATCAATAATGAAGAGTAAAAAGAGCTTTTTAACACTGAGCAATTGCCACAGCCCAGGCTGATTCAAAGCACAAGATGTTGTCCTTCAGTTACACAGCACgctctctttttttcagctggtggTCTTCTTGCCAGCTCTGTGCCGTAAGATGGGAGTGCCATACTGCATCATCAAGGGTAAAGCCAGACTGGGACGACTGGTCCACAGGAAAACTTGCACCTCTGTTGCTTTCACCCAAGTTAACCCGTAAGTGTTCTGTGGGTGAAGGTTTGATTCTCTGTGGAGAAGGCAGACTGCCCATAAGCACACTGTAGGGCAGATAGATAGCAACCTTGGGTGTCTAgtttaaaagcagtaaaactgaaatgctaCCTCTATAACTTCTAATACAGATGTCCTTTTGTATGAAGAGCCCTATTGCATCCTGAAGATAGATCAT from Falco biarmicus isolate bFalBia1 chromosome 9, bFalBia1.pri, whole genome shotgun sequence encodes:
- the MED22 gene encoding mediator of RNA polymerase II transcription subunit 22 isoform X1, producing the protein MAQQRVLPQSKETLLQSYNKRLKDDVKSIMDNFTEIIKTAKIEDETQVSRATQGEQDNYEMHVRAANIVRAGESLMKLVSDLKQFLILNDFPSVNEAINQRNQQLRSLQEECDKKLIALRDEISIDLYELEEEYYSSSYSLCDSNDLPLCEAYWRQDFATLSPESLSMPLTAATAEQSVATSQSSTPSHPHVNGHGAGPTEHS
- the MED22 gene encoding mediator of RNA polymerase II transcription subunit 22 isoform X2, whose product is MAQQRVLPQSKETLLQSYNKRLKDDVKSIMDNFTEIIKTAKIEDETQVSRATQGEQDNYEMHVRAANIVRAGESLMKLVSDLKQFLILNDFPSVNEAINQRNQQLRSLQEECDKKLIALRDEISIDLYELEEEYYSSSLCDSNDLPLCEAYWRQDFATLSPESLSMPLTAATAEQSVATSQSSTPSHPHVNGHGAGPTEHS
- the MED22 gene encoding mediator of RNA polymerase II transcription subunit 22 isoform X3, with product MAQQRVLPQSKETLLQSYNKRLKDDVKSIMDNFTEIIKTAKVRAGESLMKLVSDLKQFLILNDFPSVNEAINQRNQQLRSLQEECDKKLIALRDEISIDLYELEEEYYSSSYSLCDSNDLPLCEAYWRQDFATLSPESLSMPLTAATAEQSVATSQSSTPSHPHVNGHGAGPTEHS
- the RPL7A gene encoding 60S ribosomal protein L7a, whose translation is MPKGKKAKGKKVAPAPAVVKKQEAKKVVNPLFEKRPKNFGIGQDIQPKRDLTRFVKWPRYIRLQRQRSILYKRLKVPPAINQFTQALDRQTATQLLKLAHKYRPENKQEKKQRLLARAEQKAAGKGDAPTKRPPVLRAGINSVTTLVENKKAQLVVIAHDVDPIELVVFLPALCRKMGVPYCIIKGKARLGRLVHRKTCTSVAFTQVNPEDKGALAKLVEAVKTNYNDRYDEIRRHWGGNVLGPKSVARIAKLEKAKAKELATKLG